The following coding sequences are from one Bradyrhizobium sp. 200 window:
- a CDS encoding TetR/AcrR family transcriptional regulator produces MSSDRTRSAILAAAERLYADRGFGDVTLRDIVAEANVNLAAVNYHFGSKDELIAELFVTRSLATNRERLNELKAAEEQGGGRAPIDAILHALVGPTLRGCLGPDREGSTAARFMIRASIESVPPIRRIKNREVDHLRKFIAAMRRAMPGRDDADLYWGLHFALAMSHHTIREKERLTKLSEGQCDLNDVQAIIDRVVSVSVMALTGGETPAKKMPVRPAVPHGRLTRQDL; encoded by the coding sequence ATGTCGAGCGATCGGACCCGGTCTGCCATCCTTGCCGCCGCCGAACGGCTTTACGCCGATCGCGGCTTCGGCGACGTGACGCTGCGCGACATCGTCGCCGAGGCGAACGTCAACCTCGCCGCGGTGAACTACCATTTCGGCTCCAAGGACGAACTGATTGCCGAACTGTTCGTTACCCGCAGCCTCGCCACCAACCGCGAGCGGCTCAACGAGTTGAAGGCTGCGGAGGAACAAGGCGGCGGCCGCGCCCCGATCGACGCCATCCTGCATGCGCTGGTGGGCCCTACCCTGCGCGGCTGCCTCGGCCCCGACCGCGAGGGCTCGACGGCGGCGCGCTTCATGATTCGCGCGTCCATTGAATCGGTGCCGCCGATCCGGCGCATCAAGAACCGCGAGGTCGATCATTTGCGGAAATTCATCGCCGCGATGCGCCGCGCGATGCCCGGCCGCGACGACGCCGATCTCTACTGGGGCCTGCACTTTGCGCTGGCGATGTCGCATCACACCATCCGGGAAAAAGAGCGGCTGACGAAACTCTCTGAGGGGCAATGCGACCTCAACGACGTCCAGGCGATCATCGACCGCGTGGTGTCGGTCTCGGTGATGGCGCTGACGGGCGGCGAGACGCCGGCGAAGAAGATGCCTGTGCGGCCGGCGGTGCCGCATGGCAGGCTGACGCGGCAGGATCTCTGA
- a CDS encoding ABC transporter substrate-binding protein — protein MRTLIETRWGAAQLFASVTRNAMYRLCGAPRRSAATALVLAAMAGPAFGQGMAAPGDREIRIGNTAPYTGPASAYGVIAKTIAAYLDKVNAEGGINGRKVNMVTYDDAYEPTKTMAMTRKLVEDDNVLLTLGTVGTNTNAAIQPYLNSKKVPQLFALSGAAAWDQPQEFPWTMGFLPTYTAEAQIFAQYLLENHPRSRIAVLYQEDGMGKEYLKGLKDGLGGKIAIVAEAPYKVNDTNIDAQIAKLKASGADVLIEFTTPKFAVMAIRRSAELGWRPLQFVASISNSYSAVLQPAGPQNAEGVLSAAYRLEGEDAAAAGEAVFREWSAFMQRYLPSVSKTNGQAVLGYLVGKLTVEVLKNCGDDLSRENIMRQARLLKGIQLPMMVQGIQINTSPSDHAPIEQMRMMRFTNGQWQHFGPVRSGVDAGAVSESFKTIFKYGTATKRDLANQLNANTVSLMTGSFGSTYAQVGADLASVLDNGTALRILPVMGRGSVQAVSDILLLRGVDAGIVRKDTLSYLDRKDFAKDIRNQFVYVAKMFNEEMHVLAPKTITSMRDLDGKTVVVDLPDSSTFVTAINVFDRLGIRPHLIYQEPRLAVDMLRKGEVDAIVAIEGKPLQWLNQINDRNLHLVPVDYAKPLQEEYLPSKLGAADYPGLVPDGGYVETIAAEAVLASYNWAPNSDRYRRLSLLVDTMFDKVAQLQRPPFHPKWKELAPRATVSGWTRFKAAQEWLDRNMPLPAGAAAASGAVPAPAPAVAPTALAPQDRDPLYREFLEWRATRAKASTNR, from the coding sequence ATGCGGACTTTGATCGAGACCCGTTGGGGGGCGGCGCAATTGTTTGCGTCTGTGACCCGTAACGCCATGTACCGGCTTTGCGGCGCGCCTCGGCGCAGCGCTGCAACGGCACTGGTGCTTGCCGCGATGGCGGGGCCGGCTTTCGGGCAGGGCATGGCGGCCCCGGGGGACAGGGAGATCCGGATTGGCAACACCGCGCCCTATACCGGTCCGGCTTCCGCCTATGGCGTTATCGCCAAGACCATCGCGGCGTATCTGGACAAGGTCAACGCCGAAGGCGGGATCAATGGCCGCAAGGTCAATATGGTTACCTATGACGACGCCTACGAACCCACCAAAACCATGGCGATGACCCGCAAGCTGGTCGAGGACGACAACGTTCTCCTCACCTTGGGGACCGTCGGCACCAACACGAACGCCGCGATCCAACCCTATTTGAACTCAAAAAAGGTCCCGCAACTTTTTGCCTTGTCGGGTGCGGCGGCCTGGGACCAGCCGCAAGAGTTTCCCTGGACCATGGGCTTCTTGCCGACCTACACGGCTGAAGCGCAAATTTTTGCGCAGTATCTCTTGGAGAACCATCCCCGCAGCAGGATAGCCGTCCTCTATCAGGAGGATGGCATGGGCAAGGAATACCTGAAGGGCCTGAAGGACGGCCTGGGTGGCAAGATTGCGATCGTGGCCGAGGCGCCATACAAGGTGAACGACACCAATATCGACGCCCAGATCGCCAAGCTCAAGGCCTCCGGCGCCGACGTCCTCATTGAGTTCACCACGCCGAAATTCGCCGTCATGGCGATCAGGCGAAGCGCCGAGCTCGGTTGGAGGCCGCTGCAGTTCGTCGCCTCGATCTCTAATTCGTACTCGGCCGTGCTTCAGCCGGCGGGCCCGCAAAATGCGGAAGGCGTGCTGTCGGCGGCATACAGGCTGGAGGGCGAAGACGCGGCGGCGGCCGGCGAGGCGGTGTTCCGCGAATGGAGCGCCTTCATGCAGCGCTATCTCCCGAGCGTGAGCAAGACCAACGGCCAGGCCGTCCTCGGCTATCTGGTCGGCAAGTTGACGGTCGAGGTCCTGAAGAACTGCGGCGACGACCTGTCGCGCGAAAACATCATGAGGCAGGCCCGCTTGCTCAAGGGTATCCAGCTTCCCATGATGGTGCAGGGCATCCAGATCAACACCAGCCCATCCGACCATGCACCAATCGAGCAGATGCGGATGATGCGCTTCACCAACGGCCAATGGCAGCACTTCGGCCCGGTGCGAAGCGGCGTCGATGCGGGCGCCGTCAGCGAGTCCTTCAAGACCATCTTCAAGTACGGCACCGCCACCAAGCGCGATCTGGCCAACCAGCTCAACGCCAATACCGTCAGCCTGATGACCGGCTCGTTCGGCTCTACCTACGCCCAGGTCGGTGCCGATCTCGCCTCCGTGCTCGACAACGGCACGGCGCTGCGGATCCTGCCGGTGATGGGCCGTGGATCGGTGCAGGCGGTGTCGGACATCCTGCTGCTGCGCGGCGTCGATGCCGGCATCGTGCGCAAGGACACGCTGTCCTATCTCGATCGCAAGGACTTCGCCAAGGACATCCGCAACCAGTTCGTCTACGTGGCCAAGATGTTCAACGAGGAAATGCATGTCCTGGCGCCGAAGACGATCACCAGCATGAGGGATCTCGACGGCAAGACCGTGGTGGTCGATTTGCCCGACAGCTCGACCTTCGTGACGGCGATCAACGTGTTCGACCGGCTCGGGATCAGGCCGCATCTGATCTATCAAGAGCCGCGGCTGGCGGTGGACATGCTGCGCAAGGGCGAGGTCGACGCGATCGTGGCGATCGAAGGCAAGCCGCTGCAATGGCTGAACCAGATCAACGACCGCAACCTGCATCTGGTGCCGGTCGACTATGCCAAGCCGCTGCAGGAGGAATATCTGCCTTCCAAGCTTGGCGCTGCGGACTACCCGGGCCTCGTGCCGGACGGTGGCTACGTCGAGACGATTGCGGCAGAGGCGGTGCTGGCGTCGTATAACTGGGCGCCGAACAGCGACCGTTACCGCCGCCTGTCGCTCCTGGTGGACACCATGTTCGACAAGGTTGCGCAGTTGCAGCGGCCGCCGTTCCATCCGAAATGGAAGGAGCTGGCGCCGCGGGCGACGGTATCGGGCTGGACCCGCTTCAAGGCCGCGCAGGAATGGCTCGACCGCAACATGCCGCTGCCCGCGGGCGCGGCTGCGGCATCGGGCGCTGTGCCGGCGCCGGCGCCGGCGGTTGCACCGACCGCGCTTGCTCCGCAGGACCGCGATCCCCTGTATCGCGAATTCCTGGAATGGCGCGCCACCCGCGCCAAGGCCAGCACCAACAGATAA
- a CDS encoding AraC family transcriptional regulator, with amino-acid sequence MPLLGVYGQRLGQPLHLRDAPSLITRTLRSAELAVTETREDNPVPGLSGSFPAEDAYLVSLKFRDYSDCECWERGRCVIKTDVRAGATYLYDLKRDPRYVIDKPFHSLFFYLPRTALDDIAKQTGAPRIGELGYQPGIGHDDAFVRHLGASFLEALRRPEEINQLFVDHMMLAFAAHVAQTYGGLQRRGPSRGGLAPWQAKRACERLEADLGGTLSLEQIAAEFDLSVSHFSRAFRISTGLPPHKWLLRRRVEAAKQLMTVRDLPLSEIAISAGFAHQSHFTRVFSAAVGVSPGAWRRETNGVPEGAQPFRQGAIL; translated from the coding sequence ATGCCGCTGTTAGGCGTGTACGGACAAAGGCTCGGGCAGCCCTTGCATCTGAGGGACGCGCCCTCGCTGATCACGCGCACCCTGCGTAGTGCCGAACTTGCGGTTACCGAAACGCGCGAGGATAACCCCGTGCCAGGTCTTTCCGGCTCGTTTCCCGCCGAAGATGCCTATCTCGTCAGCCTCAAATTTCGTGATTACAGCGATTGCGAGTGCTGGGAGCGCGGCCGATGCGTGATCAAGACGGATGTCCGCGCCGGCGCAACCTATCTGTATGACCTGAAGCGCGATCCGCGTTACGTGATCGACAAGCCGTTCCACTCCCTGTTCTTCTATCTGCCACGCACGGCGCTCGACGACATCGCCAAACAGACCGGCGCACCACGCATTGGCGAACTCGGCTATCAGCCCGGCATCGGCCATGACGACGCGTTCGTCCGTCATCTCGGCGCGTCGTTTCTGGAGGCGCTGCGGCGGCCGGAGGAGATCAACCAGCTTTTCGTCGACCATATGATGCTCGCGTTCGCTGCCCACGTCGCCCAGACCTATGGCGGGCTGCAGCGCCGCGGACCAAGCCGCGGCGGTCTTGCCCCGTGGCAGGCCAAGCGCGCCTGCGAAAGGCTCGAAGCCGACCTCGGCGGAACGCTTTCACTGGAGCAAATCGCGGCCGAGTTCGATCTCTCGGTCAGCCATTTTTCACGCGCATTTCGAATCTCCACCGGCCTGCCGCCGCACAAATGGCTGCTTCGCCGGCGCGTGGAGGCGGCCAAGCAGTTGATGACGGTCCGAGACCTGCCGCTGTCCGAGATTGCGATATCGGCCGGGTTTGCCCATCAAAGCCACTTTACGCGGGTGTTTTCGGCCGCGGTCGGCGTTAGCCCGGGAGCGTGGCGCCGTGAGACGAATGGCGTCCCCGAAGGCGCTCAGCCATTCCGACAAGGAGCAATTCTGTAG
- a CDS encoding CAP domain-containing protein — MAQPSTYEQYLLELINAERAKVGAQPLAFDGDLNEASEGHSQWMIGTDTFSHTGSGGSSAGQRMTAAGYAFTGSWAWGENIAYATTRSPTGFQDEVLLLHTNLMNSSGHRANILNDNYREVGLGFEVGDYGGRESAFVTEDFARSGSSAYLTGVAFDDKDGDRFYDVGEGLGGLTLTAVSSTGATYTTTTYGSGGYDLVLPPANYTVTFSGQGIENTTMQTTIGSKNVKLDLIDPATGSGSEPPPSEPPPPASNVIAGTASGETLNGTAGADTIQGLGGDDRLYGQNGNDRLEGGSGRDYLYGSTGDDTLLGGDGSDRLFGGAGRDVLTGGANRDSFYFDTALAASNIDKIMDLSTVDDTILLDNAVFTALTRNGTMSSSAFYSGAAAHDSTDRIIYNSDTGALSYDPDGTGSAAAVQFAELSTKLALTYQDFLIV, encoded by the coding sequence ATGGCGCAGCCGAGTACCTATGAGCAGTATTTGCTTGAACTCATCAACGCGGAGCGTGCCAAGGTTGGCGCTCAGCCGCTTGCCTTCGACGGCGATCTCAACGAGGCCAGTGAAGGCCATAGCCAATGGATGATCGGAACCGACACGTTCTCGCATACAGGTTCGGGTGGATCTAGCGCCGGCCAGCGCATGACCGCTGCAGGCTATGCGTTCACCGGTTCCTGGGCCTGGGGCGAGAACATCGCATACGCAACGACGCGATCGCCCACCGGGTTCCAGGATGAGGTGCTGCTGCTGCACACAAACCTGATGAACTCGTCCGGCCATCGGGCCAACATCCTCAATGACAATTATCGCGAAGTCGGGCTTGGCTTCGAGGTCGGCGACTACGGCGGCCGCGAGAGCGCGTTCGTGACCGAAGACTTCGCGCGTTCCGGCTCGAGCGCGTATCTCACCGGTGTGGCGTTCGACGATAAGGACGGCGACCGCTTCTACGATGTGGGCGAAGGGCTCGGCGGTCTGACGCTGACCGCTGTAAGCAGCACCGGCGCAACCTACACCACGACGACATATGGCTCAGGCGGTTATGATCTCGTGCTGCCGCCGGCGAACTACACCGTCACGTTCTCAGGGCAGGGCATCGAAAATACCACGATGCAGACGACGATCGGCAGCAAGAATGTCAAGCTCGACCTGATCGATCCCGCCACAGGCAGCGGCTCCGAGCCGCCGCCTTCCGAACCGCCGCCACCCGCGTCGAACGTGATCGCCGGCACGGCATCCGGCGAGACCCTCAACGGTACGGCCGGCGCCGATACGATCCAGGGCCTCGGCGGTGACGACCGGCTCTACGGGCAGAACGGCAATGACCGGCTCGAGGGCGGCTCCGGGAGGGACTACCTGTACGGCAGCACGGGAGACGACACGCTGCTCGGCGGCGACGGAAGCGATCGTCTCTTTGGCGGAGCCGGCCGCGATGTCCTGACCGGCGGCGCGAACAGGGACAGCTTCTATTTCGATACCGCTCTCGCTGCTTCGAACATCGACAAGATCATGGACCTCTCGACCGTGGACGACACGATCCTGTTGGACAATGCGGTATTCACGGCATTGACGCGGAACGGCACGATGTCCTCTTCGGCGTTCTATTCCGGCGCAGCCGCCCACGATTCGACCGACCGGATTATCTACAACAGCGATACCGGCGCGCTTAGCTACGATCCAGACGGAACAGGCTCGGCGGCCGCAGTCCAGTTCGCGGAGCTCTCGACCAAGCTGGCGCTGACCTATCAGGACTTCCTGATCGTCTGA
- a CDS encoding AraC family transcriptional regulator, which yields MSKPILRDPSENLPAASKVRGSNLPIAELRPADEEMARVLGTTPLRMASDPSSGAIAHWKHGALHDIVEPMVDHVVMTYPAGSQRLERRTGKSVATGTARSGVVTIIPAGSSSRWDIPGPVNVVQLYLPRKTLERVAGEADTSLGDLLERTGHPDPITSRLLMSAADVLEGSAALDALFRQQLTDLLATRLLAAHTGSPTTMQPVMGGLSPTALRRAIERLRSDSDADVSLAALASDAGLSRFHFCRAFKESTGLSPHAWLRQYRLEQAMNMLRDTDASVVSVAAALGYSSQTAFAAAFRKLTGETPSDWRKRVR from the coding sequence ATGAGCAAACCGATCTTGCGCGATCCTTCCGAGAATCTGCCGGCCGCATCCAAGGTGCGCGGGAGCAACTTGCCGATCGCCGAGCTGCGTCCTGCCGATGAGGAAATGGCACGCGTGCTCGGGACCACGCCCCTTCGCATGGCCTCTGACCCGTCCAGCGGCGCGATCGCCCATTGGAAGCATGGCGCCCTGCACGACATCGTCGAGCCGATGGTTGATCACGTCGTCATGACTTACCCCGCCGGCTCGCAGCGACTGGAGCGGCGCACCGGGAAATCAGTTGCAACTGGAACGGCGCGTTCCGGGGTCGTGACGATCATTCCGGCTGGCTCGAGCTCCCGATGGGATATTCCGGGACCTGTCAATGTCGTTCAACTCTACCTTCCACGCAAAACGCTTGAGCGCGTTGCCGGTGAAGCTGACACGTCTCTCGGCGATCTCCTGGAGCGAACCGGGCATCCCGACCCCATCACATCGCGGTTGCTCATGAGTGCGGCGGATGTGCTTGAAGGCAGTGCGGCGCTGGATGCCCTGTTCAGGCAGCAACTGACAGACCTCCTGGCCACACGCCTCCTGGCCGCGCACACCGGCTCTCCGACCACGATGCAGCCGGTCATGGGCGGGCTGTCGCCAACGGCGCTGCGCCGCGCCATCGAACGCCTGCGCTCGGACAGCGATGCGGACGTCTCCCTTGCTGCGCTCGCTTCGGATGCCGGGCTGTCGCGCTTCCATTTCTGCCGCGCCTTCAAGGAAAGCACCGGGCTTTCGCCCCATGCCTGGCTGCGCCAGTACCGCCTCGAGCAGGCCATGAACATGCTGCGCGACACCGACGCATCGGTCGTCTCGGTCGCAGCGGCGCTTGGCTATTCCTCGCAGACCGCGTTCGCCGCGGCGTTCCGGAAGCTGACCGGCGAGACCCCGAGCGATTGGCGCAAGCGCGTGCGTTAG
- a CDS encoding CaiB/BaiF CoA-transferase family protein, producing the protein MSALPLSGIKILDLTRVLAGPLSAQMLADLGAEVIKIERPGGGDDARAFGPPYLKDPEGKANNNNSFYLCANRNKKSVTVNIATAEGQDIVRELAKSCDVMMENYKVGDLKRYRLDYESIRAINPGIIYCSVTGFGQTGPYAPRAGYDAILQAMGGLMSVTGHLDGEPGAGPMKVGPSIVDYMTGMNSSIGILAALYHRKANGGEGQHVDVCLFDTVIASLSHYAQIFLVNGQTPPRRGTWGNGGMPAGVFRCTDGELMLVVGNDGQFQRTCAVLGAPELATDPRFVKNNDRVVHGKEIMAIFAGLFLKKPVAHWLDELEKAGVPSGPINDFSQVFADPHVQSRGMQVKVDHPLQHDLSLIRNAITFSGTPVKEYRAPPLLGADTKDVLATIGYDEAKVEALKEKKIV; encoded by the coding sequence ATGTCGGCTCTGCCACTTTCGGGCATCAAAATTCTCGACCTGACGCGGGTGCTCGCAGGCCCCTTGTCGGCGCAGATGCTGGCGGATCTCGGTGCCGAGGTGATCAAGATCGAACGTCCCGGCGGCGGCGACGACGCCCGGGCCTTCGGCCCGCCTTACCTGAAAGACCCGGAGGGCAAGGCGAACAACAACAACTCGTTCTATCTGTGCGCCAACCGCAACAAGAAATCCGTCACCGTCAATATCGCGACGGCGGAAGGGCAGGACATCGTTCGCGAGCTCGCCAAATCCTGCGACGTGATGATGGAGAACTACAAGGTCGGCGATCTCAAGCGCTACCGGCTCGATTACGAATCGATCAGGGCGATCAACCCCGGCATCATCTATTGTTCAGTGACCGGCTTCGGCCAGACCGGGCCTTACGCGCCGCGCGCCGGTTACGACGCGATCCTGCAGGCGATGGGCGGCCTGATGAGCGTCACCGGCCATCTCGACGGCGAGCCGGGCGCGGGACCGATGAAGGTCGGCCCCTCCATCGTCGATTACATGACCGGCATGAACTCGTCGATCGGCATTCTGGCGGCGCTCTATCACCGCAAGGCCAATGGCGGGGAGGGGCAGCATGTCGACGTCTGCCTGTTCGACACCGTGATCGCCTCGCTGTCGCATTATGCGCAGATCTTTCTCGTCAACGGCCAGACCCCGCCGCGGCGCGGCACCTGGGGCAATGGCGGCATGCCGGCCGGCGTGTTCCGCTGCACCGATGGCGAATTGATGCTGGTGGTCGGCAATGACGGCCAGTTCCAGCGCACCTGCGCCGTGCTCGGCGCGCCGGAGCTCGCGACCGATCCGCGCTTCGTCAAGAACAACGACCGCGTCGTTCACGGCAAGGAGATCATGGCGATCTTCGCCGGGCTGTTCCTGAAGAAGCCCGTCGCCCATTGGCTGGACGAGCTGGAGAAGGCCGGCGTCCCCTCGGGCCCGATCAACGATTTCTCGCAGGTGTTCGCCGATCCGCACGTGCAGTCGCGCGGCATGCAGGTCAAGGTCGACCACCCCTTGCAGCACGACCTGTCGCTGATCCGCAATGCCATCACCTTCTCCGGCACGCCGGTGAAGGAATATCGCGCGCCGCCGCTGCTCGGCGCGGATACGAAGGATGTGTTGGCGACGATCGGCTACGACGAGGCCAAGGTCGAAGCGCTGAAGGAAAAGAAGATCGTCTGA
- a CDS encoding ABC transporter substrate-binding protein, with protein MLAALAASALTERALAAPGDNEIRIGNTMPYTGPASAYGVIGKVMAAYFDKVNAEGGIRGRKINFISYDDAYNPTKTMEATRKLVEEDNVLFILASLGTNTSQAVHPYLNSKKIPQLFVASGATMWDQPREFPWTMGFLPSYQTEAHIYSQYLLENNPRSKIAVLYQDDGFGKDYLKGLKDGLGGKIPIVAEASYKVTDVNIDAQIAKLKASGADVFMQFTTPKFATMAIKRNAELGWKPIHFLASVSESVSSVMAPAGLENAEGIMSAMYRLEGEDAAAAGPAVFREWSTFMERYVPSVSKSNGQAVYGYLNSRLIIEVLKNCGDDFSRENIMKQARSIKGLQIPMMVPGIQINTSASDHATIEQMRMMRFTGGHWQFFGPVRSGIDPGTVSDSFKTLFKYGTATKRDLANQLNANTVSLMTGSFGSTYAQMGADLASVLDNGTSLRILPVMGRGSVQAVADILLLRGVDAGIVRKDTLSYLDRKDFAKDIRNQFVYVAKMFNEEMHVLAPKSIARVRDLDGKTVVVDLPDSSTFVTAINVFDRLGIRPHLIYQEPRLAVDMLRKGEVDAIVAIEGKPVQWLSQIQDRNLHLVPVDYAKPLQEEYLPSKLSSADYPNLLADGGSVETVAAEAVLASYNWAPNSDRYRRLSLLVDTMFDKVAQLQRPPFHPKWKELAPRATVAGWTRFKASQEWLDRNMPLAAGSAVSAASGAAPPAAAAPAAALAPQDPLYREFLEWRASRAKASTNR; from the coding sequence ATGCTGGCTGCGCTTGCGGCGTCGGCGCTCACCGAACGGGCGCTTGCGGCGCCGGGCGACAACGAGATCCGGATTGGCAACACCATGCCCTATACCGGTCCTGCTTCCGCCTATGGCGTGATCGGCAAGGTGATGGCGGCCTATTTCGACAAGGTCAACGCCGAGGGCGGCATCAGGGGCCGCAAGATCAATTTCATTTCCTATGACGACGCCTACAATCCGACCAAGACGATGGAAGCGACGCGCAAGCTCGTCGAGGAAGACAACGTTCTCTTTATATTGGCGAGCCTCGGCACCAACACGAGCCAGGCCGTCCACCCCTATTTGAACTCGAAGAAGATCCCGCAGCTCTTCGTCGCCTCGGGCGCGACGATGTGGGACCAGCCGCGCGAGTTTCCCTGGACCATGGGCTTTCTGCCCAGCTACCAGACCGAAGCCCACATCTATTCGCAGTATCTTTTGGAGAACAATCCGCGCAGCAAGATCGCGGTGCTTTACCAGGACGACGGCTTCGGCAAGGACTACCTCAAGGGACTGAAGGACGGCCTCGGCGGCAAGATTCCGATCGTGGCCGAGGCGTCGTACAAGGTGACCGACGTCAACATCGATGCGCAGATCGCCAAGCTCAAGGCCTCGGGCGCCGACGTCTTCATGCAATTCACCACGCCGAAATTCGCCACCATGGCGATCAAGCGAAATGCCGAACTCGGTTGGAAGCCGATACATTTCCTCGCCTCGGTATCTGAATCGGTGTCATCGGTGATGGCGCCGGCCGGCCTGGAAAACGCCGAAGGCATTATGTCGGCCATGTACCGGCTGGAGGGCGAGGATGCGGCTGCCGCCGGCCCCGCGGTGTTCCGCGAATGGAGCACCTTCATGGAGCGATATGTTCCGAGCGTCAGCAAGTCGAACGGCCAGGCCGTCTACGGCTATCTGAACTCCAGGCTCATCATCGAGGTCCTGAAGAACTGCGGCGACGATTTCTCGCGCGAAAACATCATGAAGCAGGCCCGCTCGATCAAGGGCTTGCAGATTCCGATGATGGTCCCGGGTATCCAGATCAACACCAGCGCGAGCGACCACGCGACGATCGAGCAGATGCGGATGATGCGCTTCACGGGCGGCCACTGGCAGTTCTTTGGGCCGGTGCGGAGCGGCATCGATCCGGGCACCGTCAGCGATTCCTTCAAGACGCTCTTCAAGTATGGCACAGCCACCAAGCGCGATCTGGCCAACCAGCTCAACGCCAATACCGTCAGCCTGATGACCGGCTCGTTCGGCTCGACCTACGCCCAGATGGGCGCCGATCTCGCCTCCGTGCTCGATAACGGCACCTCGCTGCGGATTCTGCCGGTGATGGGCCGCGGATCGGTGCAGGCGGTGGCGGATATTCTGCTGCTGCGCGGCGTCGACGCCGGCATCGTGCGCAAGGACACGCTCTCCTATCTCGACCGCAAGGACTTCGCCAAGGACATCCGCAACCAGTTCGTCTACGTCGCCAAGATGTTCAACGAGGAGATGCATGTCCTGGCGCCGAAGAGCATCGCCAGGGTACGGGACCTTGACGGCAAGACCGTGGTGGTCGATTTGCCCGACAGCTCGACCTTCGTGACGGCGATCAACGTGTTCGACCGGCTCGGCATCAGGCCGCATCTGATCTATCAGGAGCCGCGGCTGGCGGTGGACATGCTGCGCAAGGGTGAGGTCGACGCGATCGTGGCGATCGAGGGCAAGCCTGTGCAATGGCTGAGCCAGATCCAGGACCGCAATCTGCATCTGGTGCCGGTCGACTATGCCAAGCCGCTGCAGGAGGAATATCTGCCGTCCAAGCTGTCGTCGGCGGACTACCCGAACCTGCTGGCGGATGGCGGCTCGGTGGAGACGGTCGCGGCCGAAGCGGTGCTGGCGTCGTATAACTGGGCGCCGAACAGCGACCGCTATCGCCGCCTGTCGCTGTTGGTGGACACCATGTTCGACAAGGTCGCGCAGTTGCAGCGGCCGCCGTTCCATCCAAAGTGGAAGGAACTCGCGCCGAGGGCGACGGTGGCCGGCTGGACCCGCTTCAAGGCGTCGCAGGAATGGCTCGACCGCAACATGCCGCTGGCCGCGGGCTCGGCCGTGTCGGCGGCTTCGGGAGCCGCACCGCCGGCGGCTGCTGCGCCGGCCGCAGCCCTTGCCCCGCAGGACCCGCTGTATCGCGAATTCTTGGAGTGGCGGGCCAGCCGCGCCAAGGCCAGTACCAACAGGTAA